In Micromonospora ferruginea, the sequence GCCATCGTCGGCGCGTTCACGGCGCCGGGTGCTCGGCCAGGATGTGGAACAGCGCGTCGGCCGCCTCCGCCTCGGTGGCGTACCGCCGCCACAGCCGGTATCGGCCGCGCTCGTAGGGGCCGATCTCCCAGCCGCCGCCAGCGGGCCGGAGGAACCAGAAGTCGGGCGGGACCGGTTGGTACTCGTGCGCGTCCGCCAACTGGAAGGCGTCGGGTGACACCCCCGCGGCCAGCAGCGCGGCCCGCAACTCGTACCGGTCCACGCCCGACCCCCGATCGGCTCAGCAGATCTGCGACGACTGCGCCCACCCGGTCGGGTCGGTGCAGAGGCCGTCCAGGTATTCCTCCACGAGGAACCCGTGGTCGAGCAGCCACTGCACGTTCACCGGGTCCGAGGCCTGCGGGAAGTAGGCCTGGTTCAGCTCGAACTGGGTGCCCATGCCGGGCTGGGCGAACCAGGGTGCGATCGGCCCGGAGTCCACCGGGAACGGCTTGACCACACAGTACGTGTGGTAGTTGGCCAGCGGGGCGAGCGGCGTGGTGGCCGGCGGCGTCGGCGGGGTGTTCAGGCTCTGCGGCGCCAGCGCGCGCGAGCTGAACGGGGTGCCGATCGGCGACAGGAAGGCGCCGGTCGGGTTGCCGAACCGGTCGATCCGGTAGCCCGGCAGCAGGACCTGCCGGGTCTTGACCGGCGCGCCGTGCGGGTCCAGGACGAAGCCGTCCTCCGGCGGGAAGAGCAGGGTGGTCGGGCCGCTGGTCCAGTTCTTCAGCCATTCGGTCTCGGTCTGCGCGCCGAGCCGCTGGTAGCCGGCGAGCAGCGGCCCGACCGGCGAGGCGGTGGGCAGGGTGAGCGGGCCCAGCAGCCGGTTGTTGTCGTAGAACTGGGTGGTCTGCGGGGCGGTCGGCGGCAGCCCCGGCGTGCAGAGGCTGGGGCTGACCGGTGCGGGCTGCGGGCCGGCCGACCGCTCGTCGACCACCGCCGCGCCCTGCGCGAACGCGGCCGAGGGCCCGAGGGCGGACAGCGCCGGGCCGGGTGCCAGCGTCAGGGCCGCGCCGGAGAGGGCGGCCAACAACCAACGGCGAGTTCTCACCGTGAACCTCCTGTTATGGCATGGATCGGTCACCGCCATACTGAGATCTTTTCGCCATTAACCTGAGGTTTTGTCTGGTTACGCCACCTAAACGGGCTATCCGCCGCTGCGTCCGATGCGCCTGCAGGGACGGTGGAACCTCTTCGGCCGGGCGATGATCGTGCCGGCCCGATCCGGGCCGATCACTCTCTCCGGGGATTCCAGATGCGCAGACCCACCCTCGCCGGGCTCGCCGTGACGGCGCTCGCCGGCGGCTCGTTGCTGATGCCCGCCGCACCCGCCCGGGCCGCGGACGCCACCACCCTCTACGTCCGCCAAGCCGCGACCGCGTGCTCCGACACCGGGCCCGGCACGTCGGCCGAGCCGTTCTGTTCGATCGGTCCCGCGGTGGCGCGGGTGGAGGCCGGGCAGACCGTCGACATCGGCGCGGGCACCTACGCCGAGCGGGTGACGGTGGCCCGTTCCGGCACCCCCGACCAGCCGATCACCATCCGCAACACCGCCGACAGCGCCGCCGCCATCAGCGGGCCGACGGCCGGCGTCGTCATCGACGGTCAGCACGACATCGTGTTGCAGGACCTCTGGGTCATGAAGCTCGCCGACCTGCCCGCTGTCGATCTGCGCGATGCCGCCGGCATCACCGTGCAGGGCGGTGTCTTCAGCATGTCCGATGCGTCAACGGCCCCGCTCGCGCGGCTCGCCGGTGTCACCCGGTCGACCCTGACCGGATTCCGGGCCAGTGGCGCCGCGGTGGTGGACGGATTGATCCTCGATGACGCGACGACCGACGTCGAGGTCCGCTCGGTGATCGTGTCCAGCCCACCGGTCTACGGCCGCCACGAGAACAGTGTCGGGATCCGCGTGGACGGGCCGGGCAACAGGCTGGTGAACAACGTCGTCAACGGCTTCAGCGGCGCCGGTGTCGCCCTCGGCCCGGAAGCGGCCGATACGGTCGTGGTGAACACCCAGATGACCGCGGGTGGCGGCTTCGGCATCCACAACCACGGCGCGCTCCGCACCGCGATCACCAACAACACCGTGCAGAGCCGCTGCCGCGACGGGATCCGCGTCGACGGCGCGTCGACCGGCACCTCGATCCAGAACAACATGCTGATGACCAACGGGTCGAACCGAAACAGCTACTGCGACAAGACCGACGGCTGGGGCGCAGAGATCGCCCTTTTCGACGACTCCGGCAAACGGGTGACGGTCGACTACAACAACACCATGCACCTCTACGATCCGGCGTTCTACTCCTGGAACGGGCTCGGGATGATGCTGGTCGCGTTCCGCGACACCTCAGGCCAGGCCAAGCACGACAAGGAGGTGTCTGACTACCGCGACCGCGAGGACTCCGCCAACTCCGCGGCACCCGGCTATCTGACCACCGACCGCATCGGGGCCGGCCGGGCGGACAACCCGGCTGTGCCGAACACCGGCGCCGGCCCGGTCACCTACGCCGACCGTGGTGCCTTCGAAACCCTCGGCTCGCCGACCGCCGCGCTCGACATCGCGCTGGACCTGGGCGCCTCATCGGTCACGCTGGACGCGTCGGCGTCAACGCCCGGTTTCGTTCCGCTCACCACCTACGTGTTCGACTTCGGCGACGGCACGGTGGTGACCCAGGCCAAGCCGGTCGCCTCACACACCTATGCGCGGGCAGGCAACTACGAGGTGACGATCAAGGTGTCCGGCAGCGATCAGCGGGTGGCAACCGTGGTCAGGCCCGTCGGCGTGCTGCCGCGTACCGGCACGGTCGGTCTGCTGGCGCTGCAGAACCTGCGCTATACGTCTGCGGCACAGGCCGGCGCGAGCGCGCAGGCGGACCAGCCCGCGCTGGGCGCCGACGGACAGTTCGATCTGGCGGACGCGGGGAACGGCCAGGTCGCCCTGCTGTCCCGGGCCACCAACCGTTACCTCTCGGTCAGCGCGACGGTTCTGGCGGTCAGCACTGCGGTCGGGCCGAACGAGACGTTCGTCCTGCTCCGCAACACCGACGGCACGATCAGCCTGAAGGCGACCGTCAACAGCCGCTACGTCGGCGTGTCGTCGACCGTCGAACTGACCGCCATCGCTCCCGGCATCACCAACGCCGAAAAGTTCTACCGGGTCAACGTGGCCGACGCGAACCGCACCCTCAAGGCCACCGTCAACGGCAGGTACGTCAGCGCGGAGAGCGCCGGAGCGAAGCCGCTGATCGCCAACCGGGCCACCGCCGGCCCGTGGGAGACGTTCGACCTGGCCGACCTCGGCTCGGGTCAGGTGGGCGTCTTCGCGCACGCCAACAACCGCTTCGTGTGCGCGGACAACGTCGGGCTCAACCCGCTGATCGCCAACCGCACCAGCGCCGGGGCGTGGGAAAAGTTCACCGTGACCCGCAACGCCGACGGCACCACCAGCCTCAAGGCGACGATCAACAGCCGCTACGTCAGCGCCGACAACGTCGGCACCAACCCGCTCATCGCGAACCGCGCCACGATCGGCCTCTGGGAGAAGTTCACCCTGGCCGGCTGACCCGGTTCCCGACGCACGACGCCCGCCCGGCCCGAGCCGGGCGGGCGTCGCCGTTCAGCGTTCCAGGATCGCGGTCACACCCTGACCGCCGGCCGCGCAGATGGAGATCAGGCCGCGCCCGCTCCCCTTCGCGTCGAGCAGCTTGGCCAGGGTGGCGACGATCCGGCCGCCGGTGGCCGCGAACGGGTGCCCGGCGGCCAGGGACGAGCCGTTGACGTTGAGCTTGCCCCGGTCGATCGACCCGAGCGGCGCGTCCAGGCCCAGCCGCTCCGCGCAGAACTCCGGCGACTCCCAGGCCGCCAGCGTGGCCAGCACCTGCGAGGCGAACGCCTCGTGGATCTCGTAGAAGTCGAAGTCCTGGAGCTTGAGCCCGGCCCGGGCCAGCATCCGGGGTACCGCGTAGGCGGGTGCCATCAACAGCCCCTCGTCACCGTGCACGAAGTCGACGGCGGCCGTCTCGGACCAGGAGAACCAGGCCAGCACCGGCAGGCTGTGCTCCCGGGCCCACTCCTCGGAGGCGAGCAGCACGGTCGACGCGCCGTCGGTGAGCGGCGAGGAGTTGCCGGCGGTCATGGTGGCCCGCTCGGCGTCCGGCCCCTTCGTGCCGAAGACCGGCTTCAGCGAGCCGAGCTTCTCCGGCGAGGTGTCCGGCCGGAGGTTCTGGTCGCGGGTCAGCCCGAGGTAGGGGGTCATCAGGTCGTCGAAGAACCCCTTGTCGTACGCGGCGGCGAGCCGCTGGTGCGAGCGGAGCGCCAACTCGTCCTGGGCCGCCCGGTCGACGTTCCAGCGCAGCGCGGTCACCGCCGCGTGGTCGCCCATCGACAGCCCGGTGCGCGGCTCGGCGTTGCGCGGGATCTCCGGCTTGAACGGCTGGAGCGGGCGCAGCTTCGCCGCCACCTTGAGTCGTGCGCCGAGGGTCCGGGCGGAGTTGAGCTGGATCAGCGTGCGACGCATGTCCTCGTTGACGGCCAGCGGCGCGTCCGAGGTGGTGTCCACGCCACCGGCGATGCCCACCTCGATCTGCCCGAGGGCGATCTTGTTGGCGACCAGGATGGCGGCCTCCAGCCCGGTGCCGCAGGCCTGCTGGATGTCGTACGCCGGGGTGTGCGGGTCGAGTCGGGAGCCGAGCACCACCTCGCGGGTGAGGTTGAAGTCGCGCGAGTGCTTGAGCACTGCGCCGGCCACCACCTCGCCGACCCGCTGGCCGGCCAGCCCGAACCGGGCGACCAGCCCGTCGAGCGCCGCGCCGAGCATGTCCGCGTTGGACGCGTGCGCGTAGCGCGAGTTGGACCGGGCGAAGGGGATGCGGTTGCCGCCGATGACCGCGACCCGCCGGACACTCTGCACGATCAGCCTCCTGGTAGCTGTTGCCCGAACCCTACTCGCCAGTAGGCTACGCCTATGACCGACAGGTACGCGAGCTTCGTCCAGACGGGGGCCGGTCGCGCGCTGGTCAAGCGCCTTGGCCTGCCCGACCCGCCCCGACTGCGCCGGCACACGCCGGGCGACCCGCTCGTCCCCGGGCCGGTCCTGCTCGGCGCGTCGTCCGGCGGCCGGCTGGCCGAGCCGGCCGGCAAGATCCTGACCGCCGCCGGGGTCGAGCTGGCCGATCCGGCGACCGCGACCGGCGACAGCCGCTTCGCGGCCCTGGTGTACGACGCCAGCGGCGTCGCCGACTCGACCGGGCTGCGCCAGCTCTACGACTTCTTCCACCCGCAGGCCCGTTCGTTGCTGCCCAGCGGCCGGGTGATCGTGCTGGGCACGCCGCCGGTCGAGTGCGGCTCGCCCCGGGAGGCGACCGCCCAGCGCGCCCTGGAAGGGCTGACCCGCAGCATCGGCAAGGAGTTCGGCCGGGGCGTCACCGCCCAACTCGTGTACGTCACCCGGGACGGGGACGCCGGCACCCCGGTGAGCCTGGAGTCCACCCTGCGCTTCCTGCTCTCCGGCCGCTCCGCGTACGTCTCGGGCCAGGTCGTTCGGGTCGGCGCCGGCACCGCCGTCGCGCCGGCCGACTGGGACCGCCCGCTGGACGGCCAGGTGGTGCTGGTGACCGGCGCGGCCCGCGGCATCGGCGCGGCGCTGGCCAAGGTGCTGGCCCGCGACGGCGCCCAGGTGGTGGCGCTGGACATCCCGGCGGCCGGCGACGAGCTGGCAACGGTGGCCAACGAGATCGGCGGCAGCGCGGTGCAGCTCGACCTGACCGCGCCGGACGCGCCGACCCGGCTCGCCGAGCACCTGGCGTCCCGGCACGGCCGGGTCGACGTGGTGGTGCACAACGCCGGCATCACCCGGGACAAGACGCTCGGCCGGATGGACGCCGACCGGTGGGACTCGGTGATCGACGTCAACCTGTCCAGCCAGGAACGGATCAACGACGTGCTGCTGGAACGCGACCTGATCCCGGCCGGCGGGCGGATCGTCTCGGTCTCCTCGATCGCCGGGATCGCCGGCAACCGGGGGCAGACCAACTACGCGACCAGCAAGGCCGGCGTGATCGGCCTGGTCGACTCGCTGTCCCCGGTGCTGCGCGAGCGCGGGATCAGCCTGAACGCGGTCGCGCCCGGCTTCATCGAGACCCGGCTGACCGCGCGCATCCCGCTGACGCTGCGCGAGGCGGGCCGGCGGATGAACAGCATGGCCCAGGGCGGCCTGCCGGTGGACGTGGCCGAGACGATCGGCTGGCTCTCCTGGCCGGCGTCCGGCGCGGTCAGCGGCAACGTGGTCCGGGTCTGCGGCCAGAGCCTGCTGGGGGCGTGATGGCGCGGCGCAAGCAGCGGCCGGAGGAGCCGGCCGAGGAGCTGTCGGTGCACGACCTGATCGAGGGCCCCACCCAGGACCTCACCTCGGCCCGGGCGGCGCTGGCCGCGCGCGGCACGCCGCCGGTCGAGGCGACCCAGGACCTGACCGCGCTGGCCGACGAACTCGGCCGACACCCGTCCGCCCCGGTGGACGACCGCACCCAGAACCTGACCGCGGCGGCCGACCGGCTAGGCCCGGACCGGTCCGGCCCAGCCGACGACCGCACCCAGAACCTGACCCACGCCGCGGCGGCGGCCGCGCCGACCCCACCCCGTTCCGTCGATCATGAAGTTGACGGCACTTCTGGAGATCCACAAGACCGCCAACCTCATGATCGACGCGGTGTGGGGGTGGACGGGCGCGCGCGTGTCGAGTTGGGGCGGCTGCCGGCGGCGGGGGCGCTCTACCGGCGGGCGCTGGTGGGGGCGCTGCCGGGGACCGGACGGGGGCGGGGGCGGGAGCTGCCCGCCGTGGAGCTGGGCGTCGCGGGAGTGACGGTGGAGCCGGCGCACCTGGCCGACTACGACCGGGTCTGCGGGTTCCGGCTGGCCGACCGGCTGCCGGCGACCTACCTGCACGTGCTCGGGTTCCCGCTGTCGCTGCGGCTGATGACCGCCGCCGACTTCCCCATCCCGCTCACCGGCGTGGTGCACGTGGCCAACCGGATCACCGTGCACCGGCCGGTCCAGGTCGGCGAGAGCGTGGACTTCCGCACGTACGCGGAGAACCTGCGCCCGCACGACCGGGGTCGGCAGCTCGACGTGGTGCTGGTCGGCTCGGTCGGCGGCGAGGAGGTGTGGCGGGGCGTGTCGACGTACCTCGGGAAGGAGCGCGCGGCGGGCGGCGGCGCGGGGCGCGACCGGGGTGACCGGCCCGCGCCGCCTGCGGCTTCCGCCCGGTGGCGGGTGACGCCGCGCGTCGGTACGGACTACGCGCGCGTCTCCGGCGACCACAACCCGATCCACACCTCCAAGCTGGGCGCGCGGCTGTTCGGCTTCCCGCGCCCGATCGCGCACGGCATGTGGAGCAAGGCCCGCTGCCTGGCCGCGCTGGAGAGCCGGCTGCCGGACGCGTACACCGTGGACGTGGCGTTCAAGCTGCCGGTGTCGTTGCCGTCCACGGTGTCCTTCAGCGCCGTGACCTCGGGCGACGGCTGGGACTTCGCGCTGCACGGCGGCCGGGACGGCAGGCCGCATCTGGTCGGCACCATCCGCTGAGGAAAGTGGGGGCTTGGCGTCCCCGCTTTCGTGCGCTAAGTTGTTCTCAGATTGAGTTGTTCTCAAGATGAGAGGATTGGTGCCGTGAACGAGCAGGACTTCCTCGCCGGATACGACCCCCGGGACTACCCGGCGGTCGCCGTCACCGTCGACGTGGTGGCGCTGACCATCCGCGAGGGCGCACTGCACCTGCTGCTGATCCGTCGCGGCGCGCCGCCGTACGAGGGGCACTGGGCGCTGCCCGGCGGCTTCATCCGCCCGGACGAGGACCTGCTGGCCGGCGCCCGACGCGAGCTGGCCGAGGAGACCGGGCTCGGCGGCGAGCGGCTGGACCGGGTGCACCTCGAACAGCTCGGCAGCTACGGCGCCCCCGACCGGGACCCCCGCATGCGGGTGGTGTCCATCGCCCACCTGGCGTTCGCCCCCGACCTGCCCGACCCGGTCGCCGACACCGACGCCGCCGACGCGATCTGGCTGCCGGTCACCGCGCTGCCCAACCGGCAGCTCGCCTTCGACCACGGCCGGATCATCGACGACGGGCTGGAGCGGGCCCGCTCCAAATTGGAGTACACGCCGCTGGCCACCCGGTTCCTCGCCCCCGAGTTCACCGTCACCGAGCTGCGCGCCGTCTACGAGACGGTCTGGGGCGAACCGCTGCACGCCGGCAACTTCCACCGCAAGGTGCTCTCCGTGCCCGGCTTCGTGGAGAGCACCGGCGCCAGCACCGAACGCGGCGGCCCCCGGGGCGGCCCGCGCGCCAGGCTCTACCGCCCCGGCACCGCCCGCCTCCTCCACCCCGCCCTGCTGCGGTCATGAGGGTTAAGGAGGGGCC encodes:
- a CDS encoding TNT domain-containing protein, with the protein product MRTRRWLLAALSGAALTLAPGPALSALGPSAAFAQGAAVVDERSAGPQPAPVSPSLCTPGLPPTAPQTTQFYDNNRLLGPLTLPTASPVGPLLAGYQRLGAQTETEWLKNWTSGPTTLLFPPEDGFVLDPHGAPVKTRQVLLPGYRIDRFGNPTGAFLSPIGTPFSSRALAPQSLNTPPTPPATTPLAPLANYHTYCVVKPFPVDSGPIAPWFAQPGMGTQFELNQAYFPQASDPVNVQWLLDHGFLVEEYLDGLCTDPTGWAQSSQIC
- a CDS encoding PKD domain-containing protein — its product is MARSGTPDQPITIRNTADSAAAISGPTAGVVIDGQHDIVLQDLWVMKLADLPAVDLRDAAGITVQGGVFSMSDASTAPLARLAGVTRSTLTGFRASGAAVVDGLILDDATTDVEVRSVIVSSPPVYGRHENSVGIRVDGPGNRLVNNVVNGFSGAGVALGPEAADTVVVNTQMTAGGGFGIHNHGALRTAITNNTVQSRCRDGIRVDGASTGTSIQNNMLMTNGSNRNSYCDKTDGWGAEIALFDDSGKRVTVDYNNTMHLYDPAFYSWNGLGMMLVAFRDTSGQAKHDKEVSDYRDREDSANSAAPGYLTTDRIGAGRADNPAVPNTGAGPVTYADRGAFETLGSPTAALDIALDLGASSVTLDASASTPGFVPLTTYVFDFGDGTVVTQAKPVASHTYARAGNYEVTIKVSGSDQRVATVVRPVGVLPRTGTVGLLALQNLRYTSAAQAGASAQADQPALGADGQFDLADAGNGQVALLSRATNRYLSVSATVLAVSTAVGPNETFVLLRNTDGTISLKATVNSRYVGVSSTVELTAIAPGITNAEKFYRVNVADANRTLKATVNGRYVSAESAGAKPLIANRATAGPWETFDLADLGSGQVGVFAHANNRFVCADNVGLNPLIANRTSAGAWEKFTVTRNADGTTSLKATINSRYVSADNVGTNPLIANRATIGLWEKFTLAG
- a CDS encoding acetyl-CoA C-acetyltransferase, with protein sequence MQSVRRVAVIGGNRIPFARSNSRYAHASNADMLGAALDGLVARFGLAGQRVGEVVAGAVLKHSRDFNLTREVVLGSRLDPHTPAYDIQQACGTGLEAAILVANKIALGQIEVGIAGGVDTTSDAPLAVNEDMRRTLIQLNSARTLGARLKVAAKLRPLQPFKPEIPRNAEPRTGLSMGDHAAVTALRWNVDRAAQDELALRSHQRLAAAYDKGFFDDLMTPYLGLTRDQNLRPDTSPEKLGSLKPVFGTKGPDAERATMTAGNSSPLTDGASTVLLASEEWAREHSLPVLAWFSWSETAAVDFVHGDEGLLMAPAYAVPRMLARAGLKLQDFDFYEIHEAFASQVLATLAAWESPEFCAERLGLDAPLGSIDRGKLNVNGSSLAAGHPFAATGGRIVATLAKLLDAKGSGRGLISICAAGGQGVTAILER
- a CDS encoding 3-oxoacyl-ACP reductase, with the translated sequence MTDRYASFVQTGAGRALVKRLGLPDPPRLRRHTPGDPLVPGPVLLGASSGGRLAEPAGKILTAAGVELADPATATGDSRFAALVYDASGVADSTGLRQLYDFFHPQARSLLPSGRVIVLGTPPVECGSPREATAQRALEGLTRSIGKEFGRGVTAQLVYVTRDGDAGTPVSLESTLRFLLSGRSAYVSGQVVRVGAGTAVAPADWDRPLDGQVVLVTGAARGIGAALAKVLARDGAQVVALDIPAAGDELATVANEIGGSAVQLDLTAPDAPTRLAEHLASRHGRVDVVVHNAGITRDKTLGRMDADRWDSVIDVNLSSQERINDVLLERDLIPAGGRIVSVSSIAGIAGNRGQTNYATSKAGVIGLVDSLSPVLRERGISLNAVAPGFIETRLTARIPLTLREAGRRMNSMAQGGLPVDVAETIGWLSWPASGAVSGNVVRVCGQSLLGA
- a CDS encoding MaoC/PaaZ C-terminal domain-containing protein; the encoded protein is MGVDGRARVELGRLPAAGALYRRALVGALPGTGRGRGRELPAVELGVAGVTVEPAHLADYDRVCGFRLADRLPATYLHVLGFPLSLRLMTAADFPIPLTGVVHVANRITVHRPVQVGESVDFRTYAENLRPHDRGRQLDVVLVGSVGGEEVWRGVSTYLGKERAAGGGAGRDRGDRPAPPAASARWRVTPRVGTDYARVSGDHNPIHTSKLGARLFGFPRPIAHGMWSKARCLAALESRLPDAYTVDVAFKLPVSLPSTVSFSAVTSGDGWDFALHGGRDGRPHLVGTIR
- a CDS encoding NUDIX hydrolase, translating into MNEQDFLAGYDPRDYPAVAVTVDVVALTIREGALHLLLIRRGAPPYEGHWALPGGFIRPDEDLLAGARRELAEETGLGGERLDRVHLEQLGSYGAPDRDPRMRVVSIAHLAFAPDLPDPVADTDAADAIWLPVTALPNRQLAFDHGRIIDDGLERARSKLEYTPLATRFLAPEFTVTELRAVYETVWGEPLHAGNFHRKVLSVPGFVESTGASTERGGPRGGPRARLYRPGTARLLHPALLRS